The following are encoded together in the Panicum virgatum strain AP13 chromosome 6K, P.virgatum_v5, whole genome shotgun sequence genome:
- the LOC120712052 gene encoding probable galacturonosyltransferase 4 isoform X1 encodes MVRPRRILLALTMLSPLALYTSRLPAALNPIQMRDFSGEITNHGRGIKADKLNALPLETVFSLKEPVGIVFSDELGGLSKESTESEGQESPSRKAGEHKSRVLSEVTAAADGIEVLEQVTRREAQDGGLVSTDSEEQEKTTGSQQQSSSEEILLETMPKQTSDKVVAENSLTARTDGKTKSFVLPDTLIRNIKDQLIKAKVYLGLGSIRANSQYLKDLRQRIREVQKVLGDASKDTDLPKNANEKVKALEQMLIKGRQMQDDCSIVVKKLRAMLHSAEEQLHAHKKQTVLLTQLAAKTLPKGLHCLPLRLANEYFSLDPDRQQFPNQNKLTNPKLYHYALFSDNILATAVVVNSTVLNAKHPSDHVFHIVTDRLNYAPMRMWFLSNPPGKATIEVQNTGEFTWLNDSYSPVLKQLGSQSMIDYYFGTNRANPDSNLKYRNSKYLSILNHLRFYLPEIYPKLDKMVFLDDDIVVKKDLTGLWSINMKGKVNGAVETCGESFHRFDRYLNFSNPGIAKNFDPHACGWAFGMNVFDLAEWKRQNITQIYHSWQKLNQDRSLWKFGTLPPGLITFWNKTFPLSRSWHVLGLGYNPHVNSRDIERAAVIHYNGNMKPWLEIGLPKFRSYWSKYLDYDQPFLRECNINP; translated from the exons ATGGTGAGGCCGAGGAGGATCCTCCTCGCCCTCACGATGCTCTCCCCCCTCGCGCTCTACACCAGCCGCCTCCCGGCGGCGCTCAACCCTATCC aAATGCGGGATTTCTCCGGAGAAATCACGAATCAT GGCCGTGGCATCAAGGCAGACAAGCTGAATGCGCTTCCTCTG GAAACTGTGTTCTCTTTGAAAGAACCTGTCGGCATCGTCTTCTCGGATGAACTGGGCGGGTTGTCGAAAGAATCGACTGAATCTGAGGGGCAAG AATCGCCATCGAGAAAGGCAGGGGAGCACAAGAGCCGCGTGCTCTCTGAAGTCACGGCGGCTGCTGATGGCATCGAAGTGCTGGAGCAAGTGACGAGGCGGGAGGCACAGGATGGTGGCTTGGTGAGTACCGACTCAGAAGAGCAGGAGAAAACCACCGGATCACAGCAGCAATCATCTTCAGAG GAAATTTTACTGGAGACTATGCCTAAACAGACATCTGACAAGGTAGTTGCGGAGAACTCCCTAACAGCTAGAACAGATGGTAAAACTAAAAGCTTTGTTTTGCCTGATACGCTGATCCGGAATATCAAGGATCAGTTAATCAAGGCAAAAGTCTACCTTGGCCTTGGATCCATTAGAGCAAATTCCCAGTACCTAAAAGACTTAAGGCAGAGGATACGAGAAGTCCAAAAGGTGCTTGGTGATGCATCTAAGGACACTGATCTACCAAAGAA TGCAAATGAGAAGGTTAAAGCACTGGAGCAGATGCTAATTAAGGGCAGACAGATGCAGGATGATTGTTCTATTGTTGTCAAAAAGCTTCGAGCTATGCTTCACTCAGCAGAGGAGCAGCTGCATGCACACAAGAAGCAGACTGTTCTTCTGACACAACTTGCAGCTAAAACCCTTCCTAAAGGTCTTCACTGCCTCCCCCTGAGGCTAGCTAACGAATACTTTTCATTGGATCCTGATCGGCAGCAGTTCCCAAACCAAAATAAACTCACCAACCCAAAACTGTATCATTATGCCTTGTTCTCGGATAATATACTAGCAACAGCAGTTGTTGTAAATTCAACAGTGTTAAATGCCAAG CATCCTTCCGATCATGTCTTCCACATAGTAACTGACAGACTGAATTATGCTCCAATGAGAATGTGGTTCCTTTCTAATCCTCCTGGAAAGGCAACAATTGAAGTACAGAACACTGGGGAGTTTACATGGCTAAATGACAGCTACAGTCCAGTGCTCAAACAACTTGGGTCTCAGTCCATGATTGATTACTACTTTGGAACAAATCGTGCAAACCcagattcaaatttgaaatacCGAAATTCAAAATATTTGTCAATCCTTAATCATTTGCGATTTTACTTACCTGAGATTTATCCAAAGCTTGACAAGATGGTCTTTCTTGATGATGATATAGTAGTAAAGAAGGATCTGACTGGCCTCTGGTCAATCAATATGAAGGGGAAGGTAAATGGTGCTGTTGAGACTTGTGGAGAGAGCTTCCATCGCTTCGATCGTTACCTGAATTTCTCAAATCCTGGTATTGCCAAGAATTTTGACCCCCATGCTTGTGGTTGGGCTTTTGGAATGAATGTGTTTGATCTGGCTGAATGGAAGAGGCAGAACATAACCCAAATCTATCACTCATGGCAGAAGCTT AATCAAGACAGATCGCTTTGGAAATTTGGCACTCTCCCTCCAGGTTTGATCACATTCTGGAACAAGACATTCCCCCTCAGCCGGTCGTGGCATGTTCTTGGTCTAGGTTACAACCCCCATGTAAACAGCAGAGACATTGAACGTGCTGCAGTCATACATTACAATGGCAACATGAAGCCCTGGCTAGAGATTGGCCTGCCCAAGTTCCGAAGCTACTGGTCAAAGTATCTAGATTATGACCAACCTTTCCTGCGGGAATGCAACATCAATCCATAA
- the LOC120712052 gene encoding probable galacturonosyltransferase 4 isoform X2 yields MPKQTSDKVVAENSLTARTDGKTKSFVLPDTLIRNIKDQLIKAKVYLGLGSIRANSQYLKDLRQRIREVQKVLGDASKDTDLPKNANEKVKALEQMLIKGRQMQDDCSIVVKKLRAMLHSAEEQLHAHKKQTVLLTQLAAKTLPKGLHCLPLRLANEYFSLDPDRQQFPNQNKLTNPKLYHYALFSDNILATAVVVNSTVLNAKHPSDHVFHIVTDRLNYAPMRMWFLSNPPGKATIEVQNTGEFTWLNDSYSPVLKQLGSQSMIDYYFGTNRANPDSNLKYRNSKYLSILNHLRFYLPEIYPKLDKMVFLDDDIVVKKDLTGLWSINMKGKVNGAVETCGESFHRFDRYLNFSNPGIAKNFDPHACGWAFGMNVFDLAEWKRQNITQIYHSWQKLNQDRSLWKFGTLPPGLITFWNKTFPLSRSWHVLGLGYNPHVNSRDIERAAVIHYNGNMKPWLEIGLPKFRSYWSKYLDYDQPFLRECNINP; encoded by the exons ATGCCTAAACAGACATCTGACAAGGTAGTTGCGGAGAACTCCCTAACAGCTAGAACAGATGGTAAAACTAAAAGCTTTGTTTTGCCTGATACGCTGATCCGGAATATCAAGGATCAGTTAATCAAGGCAAAAGTCTACCTTGGCCTTGGATCCATTAGAGCAAATTCCCAGTACCTAAAAGACTTAAGGCAGAGGATACGAGAAGTCCAAAAGGTGCTTGGTGATGCATCTAAGGACACTGATCTACCAAAGAA TGCAAATGAGAAGGTTAAAGCACTGGAGCAGATGCTAATTAAGGGCAGACAGATGCAGGATGATTGTTCTATTGTTGTCAAAAAGCTTCGAGCTATGCTTCACTCAGCAGAGGAGCAGCTGCATGCACACAAGAAGCAGACTGTTCTTCTGACACAACTTGCAGCTAAAACCCTTCCTAAAGGTCTTCACTGCCTCCCCCTGAGGCTAGCTAACGAATACTTTTCATTGGATCCTGATCGGCAGCAGTTCCCAAACCAAAATAAACTCACCAACCCAAAACTGTATCATTATGCCTTGTTCTCGGATAATATACTAGCAACAGCAGTTGTTGTAAATTCAACAGTGTTAAATGCCAAG CATCCTTCCGATCATGTCTTCCACATAGTAACTGACAGACTGAATTATGCTCCAATGAGAATGTGGTTCCTTTCTAATCCTCCTGGAAAGGCAACAATTGAAGTACAGAACACTGGGGAGTTTACATGGCTAAATGACAGCTACAGTCCAGTGCTCAAACAACTTGGGTCTCAGTCCATGATTGATTACTACTTTGGAACAAATCGTGCAAACCcagattcaaatttgaaatacCGAAATTCAAAATATTTGTCAATCCTTAATCATTTGCGATTTTACTTACCTGAGATTTATCCAAAGCTTGACAAGATGGTCTTTCTTGATGATGATATAGTAGTAAAGAAGGATCTGACTGGCCTCTGGTCAATCAATATGAAGGGGAAGGTAAATGGTGCTGTTGAGACTTGTGGAGAGAGCTTCCATCGCTTCGATCGTTACCTGAATTTCTCAAATCCTGGTATTGCCAAGAATTTTGACCCCCATGCTTGTGGTTGGGCTTTTGGAATGAATGTGTTTGATCTGGCTGAATGGAAGAGGCAGAACATAACCCAAATCTATCACTCATGGCAGAAGCTT AATCAAGACAGATCGCTTTGGAAATTTGGCACTCTCCCTCCAGGTTTGATCACATTCTGGAACAAGACATTCCCCCTCAGCCGGTCGTGGCATGTTCTTGGTCTAGGTTACAACCCCCATGTAAACAGCAGAGACATTGAACGTGCTGCAGTCATACATTACAATGGCAACATGAAGCCCTGGCTAGAGATTGGCCTGCCCAAGTTCCGAAGCTACTGGTCAAAGTATCTAGATTATGACCAACCTTTCCTGCGGGAATGCAACATCAATCCATAA